In Aspergillus nidulans FGSC A4 chromosome II, a single window of DNA contains:
- a CDS encoding putative pathogenesis associated protein Cap20 (transcript_id=CADANIAT00004440): MPHFENGAMGENAVNGERAQSQFLEHLTSYPVVSDSISFYKGNKYGAKSLEFADQGYGFAKPYLSYLSKPYGYVAPYVTRADSLGDKGLQKVDATFPIIKEDTKTLKNTIYDTAYFPLRLFGDAKSHVFSTYGDEYKKCGGDGVVASGKAIITTSLVLSQESLAFISSLLQKKKAQVKDLVNEQAQE, encoded by the exons ATGCCTCATTTTGAAAACGGCGCAATGGGTGAAAATGCGGTCAACGGCGAGCGGGCTCAGTCCCAATTCTTGGAG CACTTGACCTCCTACCCGGTTGTCTCAgactcaatctccttctACAAAGGCAACAAATACGGCGCCAAGTCATTGGAGTTTGCTGACCAAGGCTACGGCTTTGCCAAACCCTACCTCTCATACCTGTCGAAGCCATACGGATACGTTGCGCCATACGTCACTCGTGCAGATTCTCTTGGTGATAAGGGCTTGCAGAAGGTCGACGCAACCTTCCCTATCATCAAGGAAGACACTAAGACGCTCAAAAACACAATCTACGATACCGCTTACTTTCCACTACGACTATTTGGGGATGCTAAGAGCCATGTCTTCAGTACCTATGGCGACGAATATAAGAAGTGCGGCGGTGATGGAGTCGTTGCGAGCGGCAAGGCTATTATCACCACCAGCCTCGTCCTCTCTCAGGAATCGCTGGCATTTATCAGCTCCTTgctgcagaaaaagaaggccCAGGTCAAGGACTTAGTAAACGAGCAGGCGCAGGAGTAA
- a CDS encoding MAGE domain-containing protein (transcript_id=CADANIAT00004441), which produces MPLIRKRPAVAEPQSSDGESASSESTTQLRNHQQRRIRASPVESEDGSGDDSPSHAPSSTDVMVKKLVRLALSSEYSRQPIRRVDISNKVLGEQGSRQFKTVFEGAQKALAETFGMQLAELPQKEKVTIQQRRAAQKVERPLSSNKSWILTSILPSKYRKQDILCPTRGPAESSYTGLYTFIIAVILLNGGTLQEQKLDRYLSRMNAEQFTPVERTDHLLQRLCKEGYLVKNREMDGGDEIIEYMVGPRGKVEVGARGVAGLVREVYGRQAMIEDDDITPAERERLEEFEFRLANSLGFRKPNSRAVDGEQNGDDESVGEDRPTQPRRRRAASEEDSDA; this is translated from the exons ATGCCTCTCATTCGCAAGCGGCCAGCG GTTGCTGAACCACAATCCAGCGACGGAGAGTCCGCTTCCTCAGAATCGACTACTCAGTTAAggaaccaccagcagcgccgcATCCGCGCGTCCCCAGTCGAGAGCGAAGATGGCAGCGGTGACGACTCGCCTTCTCATGCCCCCAGCAGCACAGACGTAATGGTAAAGAAACTAGTGCGGCTGGCACTTTCAAGCGAATACTCACGCCAGCCGATTCGAAGAGTCGATATCAGCAATAAAGTACTTGGGGAACAGGGATCGAGGCAATTCAAGACTGTCTTTGAGGGAGCGCAAAAGGCTTTAGCAGAAACGTTCGGAATGCAGTTAGCTGAGTTGCCGCAAAAGGAGAAGGTTACTATTCAACAGCGGAGGG CCGCCCAGAAAGTTGAAAGGCCATTGTCTAGTAATAAGTCTTGGATCCTTACGAGTATACTGCCATCAAAGTATCGGAAACAGGATATTCTATGCCCAACACGCGGACCAGCAGAGAGCTCTTACACGGGACTGTATACGTTTATAATTGCCGTAATACTACTAAACGGAGGCACACTCCAAGAGCAGAAACTTGATCGGTACCTCTCCCGTATGAACGCCGAACAATTCACACCTGTCGAACGCACAGATCATTTACTCCAACGGCTCTGCAAAGAAGGCTACTTAGTCAAGAACCGGGAGATGGACGGTGGAGATGAAATCATTGAGTATATGGTTGGGCCGCGGGGAAAGGTTGAAGTCGGTGCGAGAGGCGTAGCTGGGCTCGTGAGGGAAGTCTACGGTCGACAGGCTATGATTGAAGATGACGATATCACTCCCGCCGAGAGGGAGAGGTTAGAGGAATTCGAGTTTCGGTTGGCAAATAGTCTTGGGTTTAGGAAGCCAAATAGCCGGGCAGTGGATGGTGAGCAGAACGGGGATGATGAGAGTGTCGGTGAGGACAGACCGACCCAaccgcggcggcggagagccGCTTCTGAGGAAGATAGTGATGCGTGA
- a CDS encoding ankyrin repeat-containing protein ANK1 (transcript_id=CADANIAT00004442), giving the protein MAACQRGNQTIRRPTLELLYRLIQLQPKVFSDLQTILIRITRNSTDWFSSSKFVESEQHVRRGTPPILESHNNLIFTQGASPRELIVEACRRDQPHLIEQVLDSFEGRSNEEVAEIFNNVTDAMGNHALHICAQYGSYDTMDALFDIQFFECDPLTRLDSDTPLHVAVRYAMEKDAELGAEMIKMMCEAGCDPRVRNKHGQKPADLVYNNQDIKTTLQQAEYVLAEGLRNEDLADGDEGSASDSD; this is encoded by the exons ATGGCGGCATGCCAGCGGGGCAACCAAACAATAAGGAGGCCTACTCTAGAACTCCTGTACAGGCTGATACAGCTTCAACCAAAGGTTTTTT CTGACCTCCAAACAATT TTAATAAGGATCACCCGAAACTCTACTGACTGGTTCTCATCTTCTAAGTTTGTGGAATCTGAACAACATGTCAGACGAGGTACACCGCCAATCCTCGAATCGCATAACAACCTAATCTTTACTCAGGGTGCCTCCCCCCGTGAACTCATCGTCGAAGCCTGCCGGCGAGACCAGCCTCATCTGATAGAACAAGTTCTTGATTCATTCGAAGGGAGATCAAATGAAGAGGTTGCCGAAATTTTCAACAACGTCACAGACGCAATGGGCAACCACGCTCTTCATATCTGTGCCCAATACGGAAGCT ATGACACGATGGACGCGCTTTTCGACATCCAATTCTTCGAATGCGATCCCCTCACCCGTCTAGACAGCGACACTCCCCTGCACGTTGCAGTGCGGTACGCAATGGAGAAAGACGCCGAGTTAGGTGCAGAGATGATCAAGATGATGTGCGAGGCTGGGTGTGACCCACGAGTAAGGAATAAGCATGGACAGAAGCCGGCGGATTTGGTCTATAACAACCAGGATATCAAGACGACGCTGCAGCAGGCGGAGTACGTTCTTGCGGAGGGTTTGAGAAATGAGGACCTCGCTGATGGGGATGAGGGAAGTGCTAGCGATAGCGACTAG
- a CDS encoding DNA-directed RNA polymerase III core subunit RPC11 (transcript_id=CADANIAT00004443) — MPLTFCPNCSNALTISRADPSPKYPLGINRFECRTCPYQYALEQAWFEKTPMKQKEVEAVFGGKAEFENADSMATQCPAEGCNGDRAYFFQLQIRSADEPMTTFLKYA; from the exons ATGCCTTTGACAT TTTGCCCCAACTGCAGCAACGCGCTGACTATTTCGCGCGCTGACCCTTCGCCCAAGTATCCTCTTGGGATCAACCGTTTTGAATGCCGTACATGCCCGTATCAGTATGCTCTTGAGCAGGCCTGGTTCGAAAAGACACCCATGAAGCAAAAGGAAGTCGAGGCTGTATTCGGAGGCAAGGCCGAATTCGAGAACGCAGATAGCATGGCCA CACAATGCCCTGCGGAAGGCTGCAATGGCGACCGTGCGTACTTCTTTCAACTACAGATTCGAAGTGCAGACGAACCGATGACTACATTCCTGAAG TACGCCTGA
- a CDS encoding translation elongation factor EF-1 alpha (transcript_id=CADANIAT00004444): MGKEDKTHINIVVIGHVDSGKSTTTGKTSSHPTGHLIYKCGGIDQRTIEKFEKEAAELGKGSFKYAWVLDKLKSERERGITIDIALWKFQTPKYEVTVIDAPGHRDFIKNMITGTSQADCAILIIASGTGEFEAGISKDGQTREHALLAFTLGVRQLIVALNKMDTCQWSEARYNEIVKETSGFIKKVGYNPKAVAFVPISGFHGDNMLEPSANCPWYKGWEKETKAGKVTGKTLLEAIDAIEPPVRPSNKPLRLPLQDVYKISGIGTVPVGRVETGVITPGMVVTFAPANVTTEVKSVEMHHQQLKEGVPGDNVGFNVKNVSVKEIRRGNVAGDSKNDPPAGAASFTAQVIVLNHPGQVGAGYAPVLDCHTAHIACKFAELQEKIDRRTGKSVESSPKFIKSGDAAIVKMIPSKPMCVESFTDYPPLGRFAVRDMRQTVAVGVVKSVEKSTAGAGKVTKAAQKAGKK, translated from the exons ATGGG TAAGGAAGACAAGACTCACATCAACATCGTCGTTATCGGCCACGTCGATTCCGGCAAGTCCACCACTACTGGTAAGACTTCCTCGCATCCGACC GGTCACTTGATCTACAAGTGCGGTGGTATTGACCAGCGTACCATTGAGAAGTTCGAGAAGGAAGCCGCCGAACTCGGTAAGGGTTCCTTCAAGTACGCTTGGGTTCTTGACAAGCTCAAGTCCGAGCGTGAGCGTGGTATCACCATCGATATCGCTCTCTGGAAGTTCCAGACCcccaagtatgaggttacCGTCATTG ACGCCCCCGGTCACCGTgacttcatcaagaacatgatCACTGGTACCTCCCAGGCTGACTGCGCTATCCTTATCATCGCTTCCGGTACTGGTGAATTCGAGGCTGGTATCTCCAAGGATGGCCAGACCCGTGAGCACGCTCTGCTCGCTTTCACCCTCGGTGTCCGTCAGCTCATTGTTGCCCTCAACAAGATGGACACCTGCCAGTGGTCTGAGGCCCGTTACAACGAAATCGTCAAGGAGACTTCCGGTTTCATCAAGAAGGTCGGCTACAACCCCAAGGCCGTTGCCTTCGTTCCCATCTCCGGTTTCCACGGTGACAACATGCTCGAACCCTCCGCCAACTGCCCCTGGTACAAGGGTTGGGAGAAGGAGACCAAGGCCGGCAAGGTCACTGGTAAGACCCTCCTTGAGGCCATCGACGCTATTGAGCCTCCTGTTCGTCCCTCCAACAAGCCCCTCCGTCTTCCCCTCCAGGATGTCTACAAGATCTCTGGTATCGGAACTGTCCCTGTCGGCCGTGTCGAGACTGGTGTTATCACCCCCGGTATGGTCGTCACCTTCGCTCCCGCCAACGTCACCACTGAAGTCAAGTCCGTTGAGAtgcaccaccagcagctcAAGGAGGGTGTTCCCGGTGACAACGTTGGTTTCAACGTGAAGAACGTTTCCGTCAAGGAAATCCGCCGTGGTAACGTCGCTGGTGACTCCAAGAACGACCCCCCTGCCGGTGCCGCCTCTTTCACCGCCCAGGTCATCGTCCTTAACCACCCTGGTCAGGTTGGCGCTGGTTACGCCCCCGTCCTCGACTGCCACACTGCCCACATTGCCTGCAAGTTCGCTGAGCtccaggagaagatcgacCGCCGTACCGGAAAGTCTGTCGAGTCCAGCCCCAAGTTCATCAAGTCTGGTGATGCTGCTATCGTCAAGATGATTCCTTCCAAGCCCATGTGTGTCGAGTCTTTCACCGACTACCCTCCCCTTGGTCGTTTCGCCGTCCGTGACATGCGCCAGACCGTTGCTGTCGGTGTCGTCAAGAGCGTCGAGAAGTCCAccgctggtgctggtaaGGTCACCAAGGCCGCCCAGAAGGCTGGTAAGAAATAA
- a CDS encoding putative L-serine dehydratase (transcript_id=CADANIAT00004445), which produces MAFVKRIPWIETPLIESASLSKTAGCRVFLKLDLLQPSGSFKSRGIGNLICNALQDPANRGKELHFFSSSGGNAGLAAVIAARDLGCRCTVVVPYSTKPMMITKLREAGATDVIQHGDSWFEADTYLRETFIENQDQGGDAATKRNIYVPPFDHPQIWKGVGTMIDEIAQQMPPRDVSKGSFPADAVICSVGGGGLFNGVVEGLGRHLATKNGDAPGGKVRVLAVETEGTDSLALSLRKGTLQPLPAITSLATSLGALQVAPQTLKNAQCPPARVDVVSVVGSDAEAAQGVIRLADEHRLQVELACGISVEVGGSVKLRDYMPDLTPDSRIVIVICGGSNVTAEMVVEYRKRLHDGWDSA; this is translated from the exons ATGGCGTTCGTGAAGAGAATACCCTGGATCGAAACACCCCTGATTGAATCTGCTTCCTTATCAAAGACGGCTGGATG CAGAGTATTCCTCAAACTAGACCTCCTTCAGCCTTCTGGCTCTTTCAAATCTAG AGGAATTGGAAACCTCATCTGCAATGCCCTTCAAGACCCAGCCAACAGAGGCAAAGAACTCCACTTCTTTAGCTCCTCTGGCGGAAACGCCGGTCTGGCTGCCGTTATCGCGGCGCGTGATCTCGGCTGCCGTTGTACAGTTGTCGTGCCGTACTCGACGAAACCTATGATGATCACAAAGCTGCGGGAGGCCGGTGCCACTGATGTGATCCAACATGGGGACAGTTGGTTTGAGGCCGATACGTATCTTCGGGAGACATTTATTGAGAATCAGGACCAAGGAGGCGATGCCGCGACAAAGAGGAATATCTACGTTCCACCGTTTGATCATCCGCAGATCTGGAAGGGTGTCGGGACTATGATTGATGAGATCGCACAGCAAATGCCGCCTAGGGATGTTTCGAAAGGTTCTTTTCCCGCAGATGCTGTGATTTGTAGCGTTGGTGGAGGTGGCCTCTTTAATGGTGTGGTTGAGGGGCTGGGTCGACATCTGGCAACTAAAAATGGCGATGCTCCTGGGGGCAAGGTCCGCGTTTTAGCCGTCGAAACTGAAGGAACTGATTCCCTCGCTTTGTCCCTTCGAAAAGGTACATTGCAGCCGCTCCCGGCTATTACGTCCCTCGCTACATCGCTAGGAGCACTTCAAGTGGCGCCGCAGACTCTGAAGAACGCGCAGTGCCCGCCCGCCAGAGTAGATGTCGTCAGCGTTGTCGGCTCTGATGCGGAAGCTGCCCAAGGCGTGATTCGGCTCGCGGATGAACACCGGTTGCAAGTTGAATTGGCTTGTGGTATCAGTGTAGAGGTTGGTGGCTCGGTGAAGCTGAGGGATTACATGCCTGATCTGACGCCGGACAGCCGGATAGTTATTGTTATTTGTGGAGGAAGCAATGTCACTGCGGAGATGGTGGTGGAGTATAGGAAAAGGCTTCATGATGGTTGGGATAGCGCATAG
- a CDS encoding chalcone isomerase domain-containing protein (transcript_id=CADANIAT00004446) produces MAFKPPLSVSKSILFRNCGQCIRNRYLRPTATSRYLSTSSPLRNNPLRARANANSREEDVAKYRRSMIVSGAGILACGMAMYGVIKLDLFGLELQQQQKAQEAAEKKKNNGTMRMDGPDGFTSSPSVIRIQGQDGVEQVTTGTSSVPYFPSTIRLPKYEGDGSSAASKLAPWDELTGNGEDEEEYQLLGLGVRTVSFLKIQVYVVGLYVAKSDISELQQRLVHMAAHPPSDQEVITNQVGATSATSLVSTERQRLKDLLLDGEKGEDAWNAILKEDGLRTAIRIVPTRNTDFAHLRDSWVRGITTRAQKANARAKAAATEAGAGAANPDEFQDDVFGSAVNDFKTLFGGGQRKHVPKGQTLLLLRNARGELDALFQPDASKPFRFMGRVSDERISRLVWLIYLGGKNVSSEEARRNIVDGIMGIVERPIGTVVQKIL; encoded by the coding sequence ATGGCTTTTAAACCTCCACTCTCGGTGTCGAAATCCATACTATTCCGCAATTGCGGCCAGTGCATCCGCAACCGCTATCTCCGGCCGACCGCAACGTCTCGATATCTTTCTACAAGCTCTCCGCTCCGCAATAACCCCCTCCGCGCACGCGCGAATGCAAACTCGCGTGAAGAGGATGTCGCTAAGTACCGCCGGTCGATGATTGTATCCGGCGCCGGGATATTGGCCTGTGGGATGGCAATGTACGGCGTGATCAAGCTCGACTTGTTCGGGCTAGAGCTgcaacaacaacagaaggcccaggaggcggcagagaagaaaaagaataatGGGACGATGAGAATGGACGGTCCCGATGGGTTTACGAGTAGTCCTTCTGTTATCCGGATCCAGGGCCAGGATGGTGTAGAACAGGTCACGACTGGGACAAGCTCGGTGCCGTATTTCCCGTCTACTATTAGACTGCCCAAGTATGAAGGGGATGGAAGTTCGGCGGCATCCAAGCTCGCGCCTTGGGACGAACTTACTGGCAAtggggaagatgaagaggaataCCAGCTACTAGGGTTGGGTGTCCGCACCGTTTCGTTTTTGAAGATCCAGGTGTACGTTGTTGGACTGTACGTGGCTAAGTCGGACATTTCGGAACTACAGCAGCGCCTTGTCCATATGGCTGCTCACCCTCCGAGCGATCAGGAGGTTATCACAAATCAGGTAGGCGCCACTTCCGCTACATCATTAGTGTCTACCGAGCGCCAGCGGTTGAAGGATCTCTTGCTTGACGGCGAGAAAGGTGAAGATGCCTGGAACGCGATACTGAAGGAGGACGGTCTCCGGACGGCCATCCGGATTGTTCCTACACGGAACACAGACTTTGCGCATTTGCGCGACAGCTGGGTGCGCGGTATCACAACGCGCGCGCAAAAGGCCAATGCCAGGGCGAAAGCCGCTGCTACGGAAGCTGGTGCGGGCGCTGCAAATCCTGATGAATTCCAGGACGATGTCTTTGGCTCCGCGGTGAATGACTTCAAAACGCTGTTTGGTGGCGGTCAGCGCAAGCACGTACCTAAGGGCCAGACGCTACTACTGCTGCGCAACGCCCGCGGGGAGCTGGATGCGCTATTCCAGCCCGATGCGTCGAAGCCGTTTCGATTTATGGGCCGCGTCTCTGACGAGCGGATCAGTAGGTTGGTATGGTTGATATACCTCGGTGGAAAGAATGTGTCCAGTGAGGAGGCGCGACGGAATATTGTTGATGGCATTATGGGCATAGTTGAGCGGCCTATTGGAACTGTTGTTCAAAAGATCCTGTAA
- a CDS encoding glutaredoxin (transcript_id=CADANIAT00004447): MSSAKVKAQQIIDENGVVVFSKSYCPYCKASKSLLSELGAKYYALELDTIDDGADLQNALEEISGQRTVPNIYIAKKHIGGNSDLQGIKKDLPALLKDAGAL; the protein is encoded by the exons ATGTCTTCCGCAAAGGTCAAGGCCCAGCAAATCATTGATGAGAACGGCGTTG tcgtcttctccaagtcctaCTGCCCCTACTGCAAGGCCAGCAAGAGCCTCCTGAGCGAACTGGGCGCCAAATACTACGCGCTTGAGCTGGATACCATCG ATGACGGAGCTGACCTCCAGAACGCCCTTGAGGAAATCAGCGGCCAGCGCACCGTTCCCAACATCTACATTGCCAAAAAGCACATTGGTGGAAACTCGGACCTCCAGGGTATCAAGAAGGATCTGCCCGCGCTGTTAAAGGATGCTGGAGCTCTGTAA
- the teaR gene encoding protein teaR (transcript_id=CADANIAT00004448): protein MAGTATATFSADVWTSASTIDASAQPWDFAVPVNQENRHRSKSRTSRKSRDRGSKSSRSSSLSKQIYGHEQSHFAPRGRRDASLSRKEFDSGGVQDTAATSHINGSRKSDIKDDEENDENWIHRDKLARIESEELQQAAILFQRRPGTGSTRGRGRSRDHHHGSVSGTTVISATHHEPLEPWPDLQEDQQNNTASAALAGGDDITEDERQYWDLRRPEEIAAERGSSTSSIYRNPGLRKSSSRIPIPTSSPVPLSPPTIDREYFTSRSRAPTSENEEVSSNARPRRASEPLTVDSASNSDPTSESRPGSRGWPASQNATTKKTAAKPATTNRKTSAPNPKKPSPRSRATSSNANQRPTTRSGEARPPMSINRPEGDPPWLATMYKPDPRLPPDQQILPTHARKMQQEQWEKEGKTPTMYDREFAPLAIAPDQPQPEVKTEKEAEKESQQQEHLKPEGLGLQPPPKSPEPSRPGTSTGYSPMPKVQETPPTGLTPRFNSQTVVTAQGPPPEDEKAEKGCGCCIVM from the exons ATGGCGGGTACAGCTACGGCGACGTTTTCTGCGGATGTTTGGACATCAGCTAGCACAATAGATGCCAGCGCGCAACCATGGGACTTCGCTGTTCCGGTTAATCAGGAG AACCGACATCGCTCGAAGTCCCGAACGTCCCGCAAGTCTAGAGACCGCGGCTCAAAAAGCTCCCGCAGTTCATCGCTATCCAAACAAATTTATGGTCACGAACAATCCCATTTCGCGCCGCGAGGTCGGAGAGATGCAAGCCTCAGCCGCAAAGAGTTCGACAGCGGGGGCGTGCAGGACACCGCGGCAACATCACATATTAACGGGTCAAGGAAAAGTGACAtaaaagatgatgaagaaaacGATGAGAACTGGATTCATCGCGATAAACTAGCTCGTATTGAAAGCGAAGAGCTACAACAAGCTGCTATCCTGTTTCAGCGTCGacctgggactgggagtacGAGAGGGCGCGGGAGAAGCCGGGACCACCATCACGGTAGCGTTAGCGGAACCACTGTGATTTCAGCGACACACCATGAACCATTGGAACCATGGCCAGACCTTCAAGAAGACCAACAAAATAATAccgcttctgcagctctcgCGGGCGGCGATGATATTACAGAAGATGAACGCCAGTATTGGGATCTTCGCCGGCCTGAGGAAATTGCGGCGGAAAGGGGTTCTAGTACATCAAGTATATACCGCAACCCTGGGCTGCGGAAGAGTTCTTCTCGTATCCCTATTCCGACTTCAAGTCCTGTGCCTCTATCACCACCGACTATCGACCGCGAATATTTCACATCTCGCTCGCGGGCTCCGACAAGTGAGAACGAAGAGGTCTCATCAAATGCAAGGCCACGTAGAGCTAGCGAACCGTTAACAGTAGATTCTGCCTCGAACTCTGACCCTACTAGCGAGAGCCGCCCCGGGAGTCGGGGCTGGCCAGCGTCCCAGAATGCTACCACCAAGAAGACCGCTGCGAAACCAGCCACTACAAACAGAAAGACATCTGCTCCGAACCCCAAGAAGCCATCGCCCCGAAGTCGCGCAACGTCGAGTAATGCCAACCAGCGCCCCACGACCAGGTCAGGCGAAGCACGTCCACCTATGTCCATCAATCGCCCGGAAGGAGATCCGCCATGGCTGGCAACGATGTATAAGCCAGACCCGCGACTCCCCCCAGATCAGCAAATATTGCCTACCCATGCACGGAAGATGCAACAAGAACAatgggagaaggaaggcAAGACACCTACAATGTATGACCGAGAATTCGCACCGCTTGCAATTGCACCTGATCAGCCTCAACCGGAAGTCAAGACggagaaagaggcagagaaggaaagTCAGCAACAAGAACATTTGAAACCGGAGGGTTTGGGTCTGCAACCGCCCCCAAAAAGCCCCGAGCCGAGTCGGCCTGGTACAAGCACAGGGTACAGTCCGATGCCGAAAGTGCAGGAGACACCTCCAACCGGGTTGACGCCGAGGTTCAACAGCCAAACCGTGGTGACAGCTCAAGGGCCGCCtccagaagacgagaaggccgagaaggGATGTGGATGCTGCATCGTGATGTGA
- a CDS encoding uncharacterized protein (transcript_id=CADANIAT00004449) has protein sequence MATPGLDVIMSWTPNYDHPHEPLDAVIYGVNIPLMVLMTIFVAGRFLSRTFLVRNALGVDDWMMLVAYVGASAGFGRTSTVCALFCNNEDIDMFDIPSPFPVKDKQMVQLYFDGHSGGIWNFNDRNYAFAMHVGSACHAVTPYADASRPLSDLWAVFKPMSQKQCIESEKFYIAVAAINSITDFMVYLWPIHYLWKVKLSLAKRAGLIICFGVGVLICIAGVVRITWQVKFANSWDQTYNGAIIFVIVAVECNLGVVCGCLPGVRPLMSKIFPGLTSSTYNSGRGKNSHVQVSSNNRPGGGYHDLHSIHVRKEVELSVVKRPADGP, from the exons ATGGCGACTCCCGGCCTCGATGTTATCATGAGCTGGACGCCAAACTATGACCATCCTCATGAGCCCCTGGATGCCGTCATATACGGTGTCAACATCCCACTGATGGTTCTAATGACCATATTCGTTGCGGGCAGGTTTCTATCGCGGACATTCCTTGTGCGCAACGCGCTTGGAGTAGATGACTGGATGATGCTTGTTGCCTATGTTGGTGCCAGTGCTGGCTTTGGACGTACATC CACTGTTTGCGCCTTGTTCTGCAATAACGAAGATATCGATATGTTTGACATACCTTCGCCTTTTCCCGTCAAAGACAAACAGATGGTTCAACTATATTTCGATGGTCATTCTGGCGGGATTTGGAATTTCAACGACCGCAACTATGCTTTTGCAATGCATGTGGGTAGTGCTTGCCATGCCGTGACACCGTACGCTGACGCAAGCAGACCGTTGTCCGATCTCTGGGCAGTCTTCAAGCCGATGTCGCAGAAACAATGCATCGAATCAGAAAAATTTTAcattgctgttgctgccatcAACAGTATAACCGATTTCATGGTTTACCTTTGGCCGATTCACTACCTCTGGAAAGTAAAACTTAGCTTGGCGAAGAGAGCAGGTCTAATCATCTGtttcggcgtcggcgtcct GATTTGTATTGCGGGTGTGGTTCGCATTACCTGGCAGGTCAAGTTCGCCAATTCGTGGGACCAAACAT ACAACGGAGCCATCATCTTTGTTATTGTAGCGGTGGAGTGCAATCTTGGTGTCGTCTGCGGGTGTCTTCCAGGGGTCAGGCCGCTGATGTCCAAGATCTTCCCAGGTTTGACCAGCTCAACTTACAACTCGGGTCGAGGCAAGAACAGTCACGTACAGGTCAGCTCTAACAATAGACCCGGCGGTGGATACCACGACCTGCATTCGATTCACGTTAGGAAGGAAGTGGAACTATCGGTCGTTAAGAGGCCTGCCGATGGACCATAA